The segment GATTTGCCGCAGCAGTTTTTGTATTTGAGACCGCTTCCGCAAGGGCAATCGTCATTTCGTGAGATCTTTTTCTCTTCATTCTCATGTTCCTGATGATTGAGGCTCATACGAAATGCTTCCTGCTTTTTTTCTAGTTCCATTTGACGGGCAAGTGCTTCGGCTTCTTCCTCAGCGCTGTCGACTCTGAATCGGATGACATGCAATGTTTTGATTGTATCGTATTTGATCGTCTCTACCAACTCGCTAAAGAGGTTAAAACTCTCTTTTTTGTATTCGACCAACGGATCTTTTTGGTTGTAGGCACGAAGACGGATACCTGTTTTCATGCTGTCCATTTGATAAAGGTGTTCACGCCATGCGGTATCAAGCGTTTTAAGATAAATTTCCCGCTCGATTTCGCTTCGAAGTTTGTCATCAACAACCGACATTTTTTCATCATACTCGGATTTCAAAGCATTCAAAAGTGTTGTTCGGATAGATTCGGCACTTTTCTCTGTAAAGATTGAACTATCGATGTCCGTATTGGTCTCTTCTCTAAACATCAATACAAGACGTTCCAAATCGATCTCATCTTCTGAAATTCCATCGTACACCCCGCACAATGTCAACGTACGATTGACATATTCACTGCGGATCAGATCGATTTTCTCAGCAATTGCATACGTTGGATTGAGCAATTCTCCGCGGAATTTATACACAATTTTACGTTGTTCGTTGGCAACATCATCATACTCAACGATGTTTTTACGCCCTTCAAAGTGCATATTTTCAACTTTTTTCTGCGCTTTTTCAACTGCTCGTGTGACCATGGTCGATTCGATGTATTCGCCATCTTCGACACCCAAGCGTTCCATAATCGATTTGATTTTGTCCGAACCGAAAATACGGAGTAAACTGTCTTCTAATGAGAGGTAAAACTGACTCGTTCCCGGATCACCCTGACGTCCTGAACGTCCGCGAAGCTGATTGTCGATACGGCGGTTTTCATGTCGTTCGGTTCCGAGGATATAAAGACCTCCGAGCGCTTTTATCTCATCACTGACTTTAATGTCTACCCCACGTCCCGCCATGTTGGTCGCGATGGTAACGGCCCCTTTTTCACCGGCACTTTTAATGATCTCAGATTCTTGAGTATGGTTTTTTGCATTAAGAACGGTATGAGGAATTTTTTCTTTTTTGATCAATTCATGCAATTTTTCTGATTTTTCAATTGATGCCGTACCGATCAATACCGGCTGTCCTTTAGAATGCAGTTCTTTGACTTTTTTGATGACTGCATCAAATTTTTCCGCTTCCGTTTTGTAAA is part of the Sulfuricurvum sp. genome and harbors:
- the secA gene encoding preprotein translocase subunit SecA — its product is MLQSLVGKIFGTKNDREVKKYRKNVEAINARESYFSAMSDEELQQAFHILKESVQNGTKSMDDVLVDSFAITREASKRVLGMRHFDVQLIGGMVLHEGRIAEMKTGEGKTLVATLAVALNAMSGRGVHVVTVNDYLASRDGTQMSALYSFLGYSTGILVEEGYNPTNKRDQYACDITYGTNNEFGFDYLRDNMTYTREHMVQRGHAYVIVDEVDSILIDEARTPLIISGPTNRTLENYTRADAVAKALVKDEHFTVDEKDRLILITEEGIGRAEELFGVDNLYSIENSALSHHLDQALKANYIFEIDVDYVIQDGQIVIVDEFTGRLSEGRRYSEGLHQALEAKEGVIIKEETQTLADITYQNYFRMYAKIGGMTGTAQTEATEFAQIYNLDVISIPTNVPVIRQDLNDLIYKTEAEKFDAVIKKVKELHSKGQPVLIGTASIEKSEKLHELIKKEKIPHTVLNAKNHTQESEIIKSAGEKGAVTIATNMAGRGVDIKVSDEIKALGGLYILGTERHENRRIDNQLRGRSGRQGDPGTSQFYLSLEDSLLRIFGSDKIKSIMERLGVEDGEYIESTMVTRAVEKAQKKVENMHFEGRKNIVEYDDVANEQRKIVYKFRGELLNPTYAIAEKIDLIRSEYVNRTLTLCGVYDGISEDEIDLERLVLMFREETNTDIDSSIFTEKSAESIRTTLLNALKSEYDEKMSVVDDKLRSEIEREIYLKTLDTAWREHLYQMDSMKTGIRLRAYNQKDPLVEYKKESFNLFSELVETIKYDTIKTLHVIRFRVDSAEEEAEALARQMELEKKQEAFRMSLNHQEHENEEKKISRNDDCPCGSGLKYKNCCGKSGPKKGVFAS